In a genomic window of Telopea speciosissima isolate NSW1024214 ecotype Mountain lineage chromosome 5, Tspe_v1, whole genome shotgun sequence:
- the LOC122660973 gene encoding elongation of fatty acids protein 3-like: protein MDWIDSNLRRWLVEHPKVSKFEWKEGQTWGASSQFLASTVLIYLSLTALLHLKSTSVTSSTSPTLPFLRLISAVHNLILLNLSLIMAVGCTLSTVSQMDNIRWIFCFPTNTPPSGPIFFWAYVFYLSKILEFIDTILILLSPSTNRRLTFLHVYHHAVVVVMCYLWLHTSQSLVPVALVTNASVHTVMYGYYMLCSLGRRPRWKRLVTDFQIFQFVFSFGISMVMLWFHFNGFGCSGIWGWCFNAVFNASLLALFVDFHSKNYAGRRRKVENMDKKS, encoded by the coding sequence ATGGATTGGATCGACTCTAACTTGCGCCGGTGGTTGGTTGAGCACCCAAAGGTGAGCAAATTCGAGTGGAAAGAAGGCCAGACATGGGGCGCCTCTTCTCAGTTTCTCGCCTCAACAGTCCTCATCTACCTCTCCCTCACCGCTCTCCTCCACCTCAAATCAACGTCCGTAACCTCCTCCACGTCACCCACCCTTCCCTTCCTCCGCCTCATTTCTGCCGTCCACAACCTCATCCTCCTTAACCTTTCCCTCATCATGGCCGTCGGATGCACCCTCTCCACCGTCTCTCAAATGGATAATATCCGTTGGATCTTCTGCTTCCCTACTAACACCCCACCAAGTGGACCAATCTTCTTCTGGGCCTACGTTTTCTACCTCTCGAAGATCCTTGAATTCATCGACACCATCCTTATCCTCCTATCACCTTCAACAAACAGACGGCTTACATTCCTCCACGTGTACCATCatgcggtggtggtggtgatgtgtTATCTCTGGCTCCACACCTCGCAGTCTCTCGTCCCTGTGGCGCTCGTCACGAACGCTTCTGTGCATACAGTGATGTATGGTTATTATATGCTGTGTTCACTTGGCAGACGACCGAGATGGAAGAGATTGGTAACAGATTTTCAGATCTTTCAATTCGTGTTCAGTTTTGGGATTTCAATGGTGATGCTTTGGTTCCATTTTAATGGATTTGGGTGTTCTGGGATTTGGGGATGGTGCTTTAATGCTGTGTTTAATGCTTCTTTGTTAGCTCTTTTTGTTGATTTTCATTCTAAGAATTATgccggaagaagaagaaaggttgagAACATGGACAAAAAATCCTGA